From the Raphanus sativus cultivar WK10039 unplaced genomic scaffold, ASM80110v3 Scaffold2133, whole genome shotgun sequence genome, the window GTCTTAATTTCAAATCAGGTAATTTCAAAAGCTTGTGTAATCGTGTCTTGAATCTCCTCTACTAATGTTTTAGTTATATGAATCTAgtttgcttttaaattttttaattaaaatctttatgatattatagaatGGGTAAGGACAAGCATCACGAACAAGACAAAGGATTCTTCTCACATCATAATCATCCCGGCCACGGGTATCCACCGGGAGCTTATCATCCTCCGCCGCCGGGAGCTtatcctcctccgccgccgggAGCTTATCCACCACCGCATGGTTACCCTCAGCAAGGGTATCCTCCACAGGGTTACCCTCCGCAGGGCTATCCACCTGCTGCTTATCCACCTCCACCTGGTGCTTATCCTCCCGCCGGTTACCCTGGTCCTCACCGTCCaggttttttatttaatttaatttctgtCTCGCGTCTCTTTAATTAACCTCGccttggaattgaaatgaacAGTTTAGTAGTCCGATCGATTGTGGGTTCTAGTTGTATGTTTTAGGTGTAGTCTCAtccagtcttttttttttgtcgaccaggCTCATCCAGTCTAGGTCTCAAAAAATTTGCACTTAATTTAAAAAGACAAATgtatatcattttcttttactGAATCTTGCTTTGTTAATCCAAAGAGAATAGTTTCTTAGACTATATCTTAAGGAATGTGGATTCAAATTTTGTATATGGGGTACGTGCATAGTCTTCTTTTGTTCTTCGTTGGTAAAGGTCTATAGCCCATTATGGTCCATTTAAGTTATTTGAAAATTCCAAGAAGTAAAAATGAGTTTAAGTACTTAACGTATGAGTTTGATTCTCTAAATTATATAAGAGAGTTTATTGATTTGGAGTCATACGAAAGTTTTATGTGTATTTGAAGGTCACACACCTTTTGATTATAAATTGAATTTTGGTTGAGTTGCTTACTGGTTAGGAGTCAGGACTTTAGCAGTAGATTAACTGATTTAGCACACGTTTGCTTGATGCTACggttaattttcttaaaattcgAGAATTCTTTGTTTGAGTGAATTTCGTTGACAAATTGGGTTTCGTCATATCAAACCTAAGAAAACTTATTCTGACTCTTTTTGATGGTAATTACTTGtttattattcaaatataaatttgttgCAGTTTGTGTTAACATATTCAAGTAACATGtgagtttggtttagtttggtttcgAGATACATATATGAAACCCATCTGTTTAGAAATAGTTTCGGTTTAGTTCTGGTCGGTTCTGGTCGCTGGTCGGTTCACACGAATCATTTGCACATCTTGGTGACAGGTTTCGGAGGAGGAGTCGGGGGTTTGATAGCTGGAGCTGCAACTGCTGCGGCGGCTGCAATGGGAAGTCACCACGCGGGCCATCACGGTGGTAAGTACAAGAAAGGGTTTTTCGGTGGAGGAAAGTACAAGCGAGGGAAGCACAGCATGTTTGGAGGGAAACATAAGCGTGGCAAGCACGGTATGTTTGGAGGCAAACGAGGCAAACATGGCATTTTCGGACGAAGGAAGTGGAAATGATCATATGAATATGATCTTCCACGATCTGTATGATTTCtcgatatatattatcataTCGTATACGTAACTACTTAATATTAAGCTTAATATATATGCGTGTGTTTATTATTTGTCTTTTCATGTATCTCTATATATTTATGAAAGAGTGCCATTAATTTGGTTTGAGTTATGACTGGTATATTAACGTTGAAAGTAGATTGTTTGTggctaaatatttttttttgccgGCTGTTTGTGGCTAATCATTTTTTTGCCGGCTTTTTGTGGCTAAACACGTAACAAACCCTTCCCACGGGACAGTATGCTGTATGGGATTGGTTCTGTAGAGCACTATTGGGAAATATGAGGACTTATTATGTAAATACGGAACATTGGGGTTACTCATATGTAAATACTAGTGAATACTAGGTATATTGTCTTGTATAAGTCAGAACCGTTTGACGGCAGATCAATCTAAGAAAGTTTTTATCGACTTGAGTTTTCttgtcatggtatcagagcactaaccTAAATTTTTTAGGCTATTCGATCCTTTTTTCTGTTCTTCTTCGTGTTCTTCTCTTTGATTTTTTCAAAGTAAGATGGCAACAGAAACAAACATGGGTGCTGTTGACGCTCAAGGTAATCCGGCCACAACCACTATGCTGGAGAAGCCTCGTCGCAGGATCAATCCCTATGATCTTTCCTCTAGTGATAACCCGGGATCGATCATTTCACAACCGCAGCTGAAGGGTCCCAACTATGATGAATGGGCTCTGAATCTGCGGCTTGCTTTGCGCGCACGCAAGAAGTTTGGGTTCGCGGATGGGAGCATTCCCAAGCCCGGCGATGACTCAGATGACCTTGAAGATTGGTGGGCGAACAATGCGATGGTTGTCTCTTGGATCAAACTTACTATCGCTCCAGACATAAGCATCACTCTGTCTCATCATGAGGTTGCTTCCGACCTTTGGACTCAGATCCAGAAGCGTTTTTCGGTGAAGAATGGGCAGCGAGTTCAGCGTTTGAAGACCGAGCTTGCTAATTGCCAGCAACGTGGCACGCCTGTTGAAGCATACTATGGGAAATTGACGAAGCTTTGGACCAGTCTAGCTGACTTTCAACGCGCAAAGACAGCAGAAGAAATTGTTCGTGAAAGAGAGGAAGATAAGTTACATCAGTTTCTGATGAGCTTGATGAAAACCTGTTTGGAGCTGTTAAGTCATCACTTCTCTCTCGCGATCCTCTACCAACAATTGATGAAGCCTATCAGGTGGTCACACAGGATGAAGAGTTAAAGCGTGCCACTCGATCGATGGAAGAACGCAATGATGCTGTCAGTTTTGCGGTGCAGACGTCGACTCGTCCACGAGCACAAGCTGATCATCGTGATCCATCAGCTATCTGTACTCTGTGTGGGAGAACCGGCCATCTAGCTGCAACTTGCTTCCGGAAGATTGGTTATCCGACTTGGTGGGGTGATAGGCCTCGTTCCAAACTACCCTCTGCCACGGCGGATGTTTCGAAAGCTCCTGCAGTTTCTCGTGCACCAGCGACGCCGTCCCGGCGTACAGACACTGCTCGTGTGAATCAGATTTCGGCTGGTCCATCTGCAACTGCTGCACCTATGGTCTTGAACGATGATGACAGAGTTGGTTTCACAGGTTTGAGTGATCAGCAGTGGCATACTTTGGTTCACATGCTCAATGAGCGTAATCCGAATTCTCATGATCGGTTCTCAGGTACGTTCTTATCTGAATCTTGGATCATTGATTCAGGTGCTTCGAATCACATGACTGGTACTCTAGACTGTCTCTCCGATATTACTACTATAGTGCCGATTAAAATTAACCTTCCTGATGGTCGTATGACTACTGCAAACCGACAAGGAAAAGTTGATTTAGGCACACATTTACAGCTTTGAAATGTCTTCTTTGTTGATGGGTTACAGTGCCATCTCATCTCTGTTTCTCAGCTGACTCGAGAAAACAAAAGTATTGTACAGCTATCTGATAAGCTTTGTGTTGTTCAGGACCGCATCACACAGACGCTGATTGGAGCGGGTGAGCAGCTGAGGGGTCTGTATTTTTTTAGAGGTGTGGACAGTACGGCAGTGGTAGCGGCGCAGACTCAACACACAGTTTCGTCTGATCTCTGGCACAGTCGTCTTGGTCATCCAGCTTCTAAGACAATGGAGATGTTGCCTTTATCTATTTCTCGTAGTACTGGTTTTGTTTCAAAGACTTGCGACGTTTGTATTCGTGCAAAACAATCTCGTGATTCGTTTCCTTTGAGCATTAATAAAACAACTGCAGTTTTCGAATTGGTTCATTGTGATCTCTGGGGTCCGTACATGACTACTTCTCTGTGTGGTTCACGATATTTTCTCACGATAGTAGACGACTATTCTCGTGCATTGTGGATCTATCTGCTACCAAATAAAACTGAAACTGCTTCTACTCTCAAGAATTTCATTGCCATGGTTGAACGCCAATTTGATACAAAGCTTAAGATCATACGGAGTGATAATGGGACTGAGTTCATGTGTCTCACTGATTACTTTAAGCTTCACGGTATCATACATGAGACTTCATGTGTTGGCTCACCACAGCAAAACGGTCGAGTCAAGCGTAAACATCGGCATATACTTAATGTTGCTAGAGCACTTCGTTTTGAAGCTCATTTACCAATCGAATTTTGGAGCTTCTGCGTTCTTACTGCTGGGTACTTAATAAACAGAACTCCATCAACGATCTTGAAAGGAAAAACTCCTTTCGAAATGCTCTACAATAAGCCGCCATCTCTGGATAATCTGCGTATTTTGGGCTGCTTATGCTATGTCCACAACCAGAGACATGGAGGGGACAAGTTCGAGCCTCGTGGTACTCCATCTGTCTTCCTCGGATATCCGTTTGGGAAGAAAGGCTGGAAGGTCTATGACCGTGAGACAGGAATCATCTCTGTATCCCGCGATGTTATCTTCATCGAAACAGAGTTTCCCTATTTGTCACAGGCTTCATCACCTACCTCTGTGCCTCCTCCACAGGATACATCGCCGCCGTTTGATGATGAGGATGAGATTGAGGTTCCGCCACAAGCGCCAAATCCTCAGACTCCTCCGATACCTCCTGATACTGGATCTCCACCGGTACAAAGTCCTGCAACTAGCTCTGTTTCTCCAGCATCTTCGGTATCTACTCCAACGACATCAGCTAACTCTGCTGCTGATGATACTGAGCATTCGACTGAACCGTCCGATCCTTCTCCTACCATATTTGAGCCGCCTACGCCTCCTACAGAACCTTTACCTACCGTGGAAAAACCTGCAGCTCAACCTCTTGGAAAGGGATGTCGAACGAGAAAGCCTTCTACTCGTTTACATGATTTCGTTACTAACACCACTCACCAAGGTTCTGATAGTGATTTTGCAGACTCTTCGTGGTACCCACTTGATGATTTTGTGGCTTGCTCTCGGTTTTCAGAACATCATCGTGCTTATCTTGCTGCTATCACCGACGCCGTAATTCCTGCTTCGTATAAGGAAGCCTTTGAGGATGAAAACTGGCGCGAGGCAGTTCATGTTGAAATCGATGCTTTGGAAGAATGAGAGACATGGTCGGTCGTTGCGTTACCACCTGGGAAACATGCTCTTGGGTGTAAATGGGTTTTCACCTTAAAGTTTCGTGCAGATGGAACACTTGAACGGTATAAAGCGCGTCTTGTTGTCCTTGGCAATAACCAGACAGAAGGTATTGACTACGAAGAAACATTTGCACCGGTGTGTAAAATGGAATCTGTTCGTCTGTTTCTACAAGTTGCAGTTGCTCGGGATTGGGAGGTTCACCAAATGGATGTTCATAATGCATTCTTGCATGGTGACCTGATGGAAGAGGTCTACATAAAGCTACCACCGGGTTTCCGTACTAAAGATAAGAATCAAGTTTGTCGTTTGCATAAATCTCTTTATGGCCTTCGTCAAGCACCTAGGTGCTGGTTCGCGAAGTTGACGACCGCCCTAAAGGAATACGGTTTTGTCCAGTCAGTGAAGGACTATTCCTTATTTTTCTATAAGAAGGGACCCACTCGCCTACATATTTTgatctatgttgatgatcttCTTATCACTGGTACGTCTCTGGCTGTTATAAATGAGTTTAAGGATTATCTAAGCTCTTGCTTCAGGATGAAGAACTTGGGTGTTTTGAAGTATTTTTTGGGCATCGAAGTTGCTCGGAACTCTTCGGGTATGTATTTGTCTCAACGAAAATACACTTTATATATCATCTCCGAAATGGGTCTTCTGGGTGCACGACCTGCTTCTCATCCCATCGAGCAGAATCATGTACTTGCAGCTGTTCAAGGTCCGATCTTGCCTAATCCGACTCAGTACCGTCGACTTGTTGGGCGTCTGATCTATTTGCGTACAACGCGACCTGAGCTCTCTTATGCGATTCACATGTTGGCTCAGTTCATGCACTCACCACAACAGGAACATTGGGACGCGGCAATGCGAGTTGTACGCTATCTAAAGAGCTCACCCGGGCAAGGTATTCTTCTCCGAGCTGGCCAGGATTTAAAGCTCACGATCTGGTGCGATTCGGACTGGGCAGGATGCCGCTTATCTCGAAGATCTCTTACTGGTTTCTTTATACAGTTGGGCGGGTCTCCTATTTCGTGGGGAACACAGAAGCAAGGCGTCATCTCACGATCATCTACTGAGGCCGAGTATCGTGCCATGGCAGACACGGTGTGTGAGGTACTATGGTTACGAGAGGTTCTCACGTCACTCGGTGTCGACTGCACAACTCCTGCGAAGCTATACTGTGACAACAAATCTGCGATCTACCTCACTGCAAATCCCGTATTTCATGCACGGACGAAACATGTTGAGGCTGACTGTCATTTCATTCGCGATGAGATTGTCAAAGGCGTCCTCAAGCCAGAACATGTCTCCACAACGAACCAGCTTGCTGACATCTTCACGAAAGCTCTCGGCCGAAAAGAGTTTGAATCATTTCTCTGCAAGTTGGGTATTTGTGACCTCCATACTCCAACTTGAGGGGGGATATTGGAAAATATGAGGACTTATTATGTAAATACGGAACATTGGGGTTACTCATATTTAAATACTAGTGAATACTAGGTATCTTGTCTTGTATAAGTCAGAACCGTTTGACGGCAGATCAATCTAAGAAAGCTTTTATCGACTTGAGTTTTCTTGTCAAGCACCGATCTTTAATCTCTTTCTACTACTAAATTTTCTAGATAAGTTATTGGTGCGTTTAGTATTTCTCGAACCCAagattttattctttttaacaattttctttGGTCAATTGGTGACAACTTATTTTGTGGATGGATTGTTAAAAGGATAAAGTCCTGGATTCGAAGAACACTAAGTACAACAGTAATTAAAGGATTAGATTAGTGTTCTGCAGAACTGCCTAGAATTTATGGGACAGTCTGTTACAATAAAACTTAACTTTTATGTCTGTGAAAACAACTCGTCCCGTGGATTCTAGGTTGGTTCTGCAGAGCATTAATACCATTTTTTACacacaaaacacacacatacacgATTACAAATTTATGTGAGACATCCACTTTTTTGTCTCACTATTTCAACTGCTCCCACAAACACATTTtatgtaagacccgaacctggatcccatgatccaaccagtccaagtGCTTACCTAAatgtctaagtgtaattcagccggttaggTCCAATAGTTTATAAGTCATTTTCAATTCATTTGAGGTTTATAAACAACAAGTACAAAGCGGAAGCATGAAGAaaagatcatttcatatatataagtcaatgtgatccatacaaatcattcaatccacacaagttgcacaataggctaacaTAAGTTCAAACtaaactagacacacatcacacatccatccacggccaagtcttcaagactccttagctttaccacgatcactgcttgttcctgaaaccaaacccaTAACACATTTATGAaccgatatcctaacatcaaTCTAATCaatacatggttccggaccctagatcacatctaagTCCCAAATC encodes:
- the LOC130505261 gene encoding glycine-rich protein A3-like, with translation MGKDKHHEQDKGFFSHHNHPGHGYPPGAYHPPPPGAYPPPPPGAYPPPHGYPQQGYPPQGYPPQGYPPAAYPPPPGAYPPAGYPGPHRPGFGGGVGGLIAGAATAAAAAMGSHHAGHHGGKYKKGFFGGGKYKRGKHSMFGGKHKRGKHGMFGGKRGKHGIFGRRKWK